In a genomic window of Virgibacillus sp. SK37:
- a CDS encoding cytochrome c oxidase subunit 3 encodes MMNNYEATLFKDKQIGFFIYLFVEAIMFLTLFATYLVFTPSSEGPHPSKVFEAKSVIISSIFLLSSSGTLWLAERGLEGKQLKKLLPWLGITLLFGLIFLGLEIREFSKYVGEGYTLSTSSFLSSYYVLVGLHASHVAFGCAWMAILFIQLKRAIPYSLYMEKFKTFSYYWHFVDVVWVFILVIVYVRYLI; translated from the coding sequence ATGATGAATAATTATGAAGCTACCCTTTTTAAAGATAAACAAATTGGTTTTTTTATCTATCTTTTTGTCGAAGCAATTATGTTTCTCACCCTGTTTGCAACCTATTTGGTATTCACCCCTTCTTCAGAGGGGCCGCATCCTTCTAAGGTCTTCGAAGCTAAAAGTGTAATCATTTCTTCCATTTTCTTGTTATCGAGTAGTGGAACACTGTGGCTAGCTGAACGTGGGCTTGAGGGTAAACAACTTAAAAAGCTTCTACCATGGCTGGGAATTACTCTTTTATTCGGTTTAATTTTCTTGGGGTTGGAGATTCGTGAATTTTCTAAGTATGTCGGAGAGGGATATACATTAAGTACTAGCTCCTTTCTCAGTTCTTATTATGTGCTTGTCGGATTGCATGCCAGCCACGTAGCCTTTGGTTGTGCTTGGATGGCTATTCTATTTATTCAACTCAAGCGGGCTATTCCATATTCTCTGTACATGGAGAAATTTAAAACCTTTTCCTACTACTGGCATTTTGTAGATGTAGTCTGGGTGTTTATTCTTGTAATCGTATATGTAAGGTATTTGATATAG